The Streptomyces nigra genome includes the window CGGCGACCGACGCGGACTGAGGGGGCCGACGGGGGGATGTAGGGGCCCGGGGGCGACACCGACACCGCCCCCGCCACCGCCCTCAACGCCCGCTCCGCCCCCGTACGTCCCCCCGCTCGCACCGCTCCGCCTGCCCGCCCCGCGGCACGTCCGCGCCCAGTCCCGCCAGCAGCCGCAGCCCGTCCTCGGCGGCGCTGCCGGGGGCCGCCGACAGCACCGCCAGCTCCGCGCCCGCCTCGGAGGGCAGGGCGAAGTTCTCCTGGTGCAGTTCCAGCAGCCCGACCAGCGGATGCCGGTACGCCTTGCGGCCGTGGGTGCGGGCGCGGACGTCCGCGCGGGCCCACAGACGGCGGAACCGCTCGCTGCCCATGGCCAGTTCACCGATCAGCGAGGCCAGGCGCGGATCGTCGGGATACTCGCCGGCGGCCAGCCGCAGATGCCCGACCACGTCGACGGTGCACTTCTCCCAGTCCGCGTAGAGACCGCGGTCGGCCTCCTCCAGGAAGATGTGCCGGGCGGTGTTCAGCCCCGGCATCGGACGGCCGTACAGCAGCCCGGCGAGGCGGTTGCCGGCGAGCACGTCCAGGCGGTGGTTCATGATGAACGCGGGTGCGCCGGTGACCAGGTCGAGGACGCGCAGCACCTCGGGGCGCAGCCGCCCGCCCGGCGCTTTCGCCCGCCGGCGGCGCTGACAGGAGAGCCGGGTG containing:
- a CDS encoding helix-turn-helix transcriptional regulator, which encodes MEDLASFLRIRRSRVDPETVGIPVDSRRRVEGLRREEVAHLSGVSVDYYVRLEQGRATQPSEQVLDALARVLGLDEIERGHLTRLSCQRRRRAKAPGGRLRPEVLRVLDLVTGAPAFIMNHRLDVLAGNRLAGLLYGRPMPGLNTARHIFLEEADRGLYADWEKCTVDVVGHLRLAAGEYPDDPRLASLIGELAMGSERFRRLWARADVRARTHGRKAYRHPLVGLLELHQENFALPSEAGAELAVLSAAPGSAAEDGLRLLAGLGADVPRGGQAERCERGDVRGRSGR